A single genomic interval of Brevibacillus brevis harbors:
- a CDS encoding ABC transporter substrate-binding protein, which yields MKKKRFLSVLGLIGLAAALLISGCSSQSSTQQGDKVELYMGYSSDPPTKKKMEEIIAKFEQSHPHIKIKTMTAPYDDFYQKLTTQIAAGNAPDLWQSDGTKVFGYAQRGAILDITDYVTKEISKDELNGLEFNKDSEGKYWGVPQGIQVGALFYNKDLFDKAGVPYPTADWTWDDLKAASVKLTLDANGKNADDPAFDKKSVKQYGFAFFGSSRGAFNILKAYGGGVLDPTLTKSIINSPENKKAVEWMVDGMQRKLFPNPADLKAFQSNFKAFLSGAVAMQIDIYAATTSMNGAGLNYDVAPMPKGPDGKRFAPVIANSWVINKKAEEEKVKAAKEWITYWTTSDEAQKEWTEVGEAIPVKKSVANSEMFLNPATKPENKKVFLDTLEFAGTIDTNAVFTEWVKVFTDNLAELFMDKYGTDEFITKTDQGIQKVLDDFFKKQ from the coding sequence ATGAAAAAGAAAAGGTTTCTCTCAGTACTCGGTTTGATTGGCTTAGCCGCGGCATTGCTTATTTCCGGATGTAGTAGCCAGTCCTCCACACAGCAGGGGGACAAAGTCGAATTGTATATGGGCTACAGCTCTGATCCGCCCACGAAGAAAAAGATGGAAGAAATTATTGCAAAATTCGAACAATCACATCCGCACATCAAAATTAAAACGATGACCGCTCCTTATGATGACTTCTATCAAAAGCTGACGACTCAGATCGCGGCCGGGAATGCGCCTGATCTTTGGCAGAGCGACGGGACAAAAGTATTTGGTTACGCCCAACGTGGCGCGATTCTCGACATCACCGACTACGTCACGAAAGAAATTAGCAAAGATGAGCTCAACGGTCTGGAGTTCAACAAAGACTCCGAGGGGAAGTATTGGGGTGTGCCGCAGGGCATCCAGGTCGGAGCCCTTTTCTACAACAAGGATTTGTTCGACAAAGCGGGCGTGCCATATCCTACGGCTGACTGGACCTGGGATGATTTGAAGGCGGCTTCTGTCAAGCTGACCCTCGATGCCAACGGGAAAAATGCAGACGATCCTGCTTTTGATAAAAAATCAGTGAAGCAGTACGGCTTCGCGTTTTTCGGTAGCTCACGCGGTGCGTTTAACATCTTGAAAGCGTATGGGGGCGGGGTACTGGACCCGACGTTGACAAAATCGATTATCAACAGCCCGGAGAACAAAAAAGCGGTCGAGTGGATGGTAGACGGCATGCAGCGCAAGCTATTCCCGAATCCTGCTGATTTGAAGGCGTTCCAAAGCAACTTCAAAGCGTTTTTGAGCGGGGCTGTGGCGATGCAAATCGATATTTACGCAGCAACAACCTCGATGAATGGTGCAGGGTTGAATTACGATGTCGCTCCTATGCCAAAAGGACCGGACGGCAAACGCTTCGCACCCGTAATCGCCAACTCATGGGTCATCAATAAAAAAGCAGAGGAAGAGAAGGTCAAGGCCGCTAAAGAATGGATCACCTACTGGACGACATCAGATGAAGCACAAAAAGAGTGGACAGAAGTAGGGGAAGCCATTCCAGTGAAAAAATCAGTGGCGAATTCCGAAATGTTCCTAAACCCAGCCACGAAGCCGGAAAACAAAAAAGTGTTCCTCGATACCTTGGAGTTCGCAGGCACGATTGATACCAACGCTGTCTTTACCGAGTGGGTGAAGGTGTTCACGGATAATCTGGCGGAGCTGTTTATGGATAAATACGGAACGGATGAATTCATTACGAAAACAGACCAAGGGATTCAAAAAGTTCTGGATGACTTCTTCAAGAAGCAGTAG
- a CDS encoding MurR/RpiR family transcriptional regulator: MGKRGGFVLNGGLLRIRESLHNIKRSEQNAAHYILANPDEVIRLSIKELAERSESSQAAIIRMCKSIGVDGFQELKIRIAGDLQSSTAQDEYKEILPDADMYTLIESVSLNNILSLRETIKILDTEAVEKAIGELFRATRIDFYGVGASQLVAQDAQHKFLRINKMCTAHSDSHLQLTSAVTLTAGDVAVGISNSGETSQIITTMKQARKSGAVTIGITKYGTNSLAECVDLHLTTFSTEADERSAATSSRIAQLNVIDILFRGVAAKNYDVSAAYLRQTRKAVREQYK; encoded by the coding sequence ATGGGCAAAAGGGGTGGTTTCGTGTTGAATGGCGGGTTGCTGCGCATCCGCGAATCGTTGCACAATATCAAGCGTTCTGAACAAAACGCTGCGCATTACATCTTAGCCAATCCGGATGAGGTGATTCGTCTTTCCATCAAGGAGCTCGCGGAAAGAAGCGAATCCAGCCAAGCTGCCATCATACGCATGTGCAAAAGTATCGGTGTAGATGGTTTTCAGGAGTTGAAAATCAGAATAGCGGGTGATCTGCAATCGTCTACCGCTCAGGATGAATACAAAGAGATTCTTCCCGATGCTGATATGTACACCTTGATTGAATCGGTTTCGCTCAACAACATCCTCTCCTTGCGGGAAACGATCAAAATTTTGGATACAGAAGCAGTGGAGAAGGCGATTGGAGAGCTGTTCCGAGCCACTCGGATTGATTTTTACGGAGTGGGTGCTTCGCAATTGGTTGCCCAGGATGCCCAACATAAATTTTTACGCATCAATAAAATGTGCACCGCCCATTCGGATTCCCACTTGCAGCTTACTTCGGCAGTCACCTTGACGGCTGGTGATGTGGCAGTTGGCATCTCAAATTCGGGGGAAACCTCGCAGATCATAACCACGATGAAACAAGCCCGCAAATCGGGTGCTGTGACCATCGGCATTACCAAATACGGCACGAACTCCTTGGCGGAATGCGTGGATCTTCACTTAACCACGTTTTCAACAGAAGCGGATGAACGCAGTGCCGCCACTTCCTCACGAATCGCACAACTCAATGTGATCGACATCTTGTTTAGAGGTGTTGCTGCCAAAAATTACGACGTCTCTGCTGCGTACTTGCGCCAGACGCGTAAAGCTGTTCGGGAGCAATACAAATAA
- a CDS encoding undecaprenyl-diphosphatase, translating into MNGMEINIHYFRLINDLGKEYPALNPVAFYVAEYTVFILTLSALVYWFTRKHENRIMVLCATFTFVIAELFGKVAGSLHANNQPFAELANVNQLVQKAVDNSFPSDHTILFFSFCMTYWLFRKTTGPLWMLLAACVGLSRILVGVHYPADVIVGALISIGSALAVYMIVPRLSFVHTLLAFYEKGEQAILPAKSKTRDF; encoded by the coding sequence ATGAATGGCATGGAAATCAACATTCACTACTTTCGCTTGATTAATGACTTGGGGAAAGAGTATCCGGCTCTGAATCCCGTGGCTTTTTACGTAGCGGAATATACGGTGTTTATTCTGACGTTGAGTGCTTTGGTGTACTGGTTTACGAGAAAACATGAGAATCGCATCATGGTCCTTTGTGCGACGTTTACGTTTGTCATCGCTGAGCTATTCGGGAAAGTAGCCGGCAGCTTACATGCGAATAATCAGCCATTTGCAGAGCTTGCGAACGTCAATCAATTGGTTCAAAAAGCAGTCGACAATTCGTTTCCCAGCGACCATACGATCCTGTTTTTTTCCTTTTGCATGACCTACTGGCTTTTTAGAAAGACGACGGGGCCACTCTGGATGCTACTTGCTGCTTGTGTCGGTCTTTCTCGCATTTTGGTAGGTGTTCATTATCCGGCAGATGTCATCGTGGGTGCCCTGATCAGCATTGGGTCTGCCTTGGCCGTCTATATGATCGTGCCAAGATTGAGTTTTGTCCATACTTTACTTGCTTTCTATGAAAAAGGAGAGCAAGCGATCTTGCCTGCCAAATCGAAGACGAGAGACTTTTGA
- a CDS encoding SDR family oxidoreductase: MYPRYPYYSYKTTCEETPLTFPPQHQDRQPGMEYLMVPRPIFDNPHYIGSGKLRGKVAIITGGDSGIGRAVAVAFAKEGAVVAIPYLDEHIDAEETKQVVEYYGGQCLLLPGDLRDEAWCREVVRQTVGCFGKLDVLVLNQGVQFPQESILHISREQLEDTFRTNLFPLFYITQEALPHLQPGSSIISTASVTAYAGHPQLVDYSATKGAIVSFTRSLSLQLVKQGIRVNAVAPGPIWTPLQVSSYSAEYITTLGVDTPMRRAGQPFELAPTYVYLASDDSGYVTGQVLHVNGGTITET, encoded by the coding sequence ATGTATCCGAGATACCCATATTACAGTTACAAGACTACTTGCGAAGAGACTCCCCTCACGTTTCCGCCGCAGCATCAGGATCGACAACCGGGGATGGAATACTTGATGGTCCCGCGGCCGATTTTCGATAATCCTCACTATATCGGAAGCGGAAAGCTTCGGGGAAAGGTAGCGATTATAACGGGTGGAGATAGCGGGATTGGCCGTGCTGTAGCCGTTGCGTTTGCGAAGGAGGGGGCAGTTGTAGCGATTCCTTATTTGGATGAGCACATCGACGCCGAGGAGACCAAGCAAGTCGTTGAGTATTACGGAGGGCAATGTTTGCTGCTGCCGGGAGACTTGCGCGACGAGGCTTGGTGTCGGGAGGTGGTACGCCAAACGGTTGGCTGTTTTGGCAAATTGGATGTGCTTGTATTGAATCAAGGCGTACAGTTTCCACAAGAAAGCATCCTCCATATAAGCCGCGAGCAACTGGAAGACACGTTTCGCACCAACCTTTTCCCCCTTTTTTACATCACCCAAGAGGCATTGCCGCATTTGCAGCCAGGCAGTTCCATCATTAGTACGGCATCGGTTACTGCTTATGCTGGTCATCCGCAATTGGTTGATTATTCAGCAACCAAAGGGGCCATCGTCTCCTTTACCCGCTCCTTGTCCCTTCAATTGGTCAAGCAAGGCATCAGGGTGAATGCAGTTGCTCCCGGTCCAATCTGGACGCCGTTGCAAGTATCCAGCTATTCCGCAGAGTACATCACGACCTTGGGTGTCGACACACCGATGCGTCGCGCAGGGCAGCCGTTTGAGCTGGCTCCGACCTATGTCTACCTGGCCTCGGATGATTCGGGATATGTCACGGGCCAGGTATTGCATGTCAATGGTGGAACGATAACAGAAACGTAG
- a CDS encoding DUF4183 domain-containing protein, translating to MCLGFEAFRERTSDFMRHYVTQSYTVRRQSLQIVPPCPPCPCTPGLIRTETYQYTAISDGVKNMYTNSDAVILFSTSGILDPNEVSIVNLFINGMLQPPNVYTVQPGVLILSDIPVQGVPLILQFIKMITS from the coding sequence ATGTGCCTGGGGTTCGAAGCATTTCGAGAAAGGACGAGTGATTTCATGAGGCACTATGTCACACAGTCATACACAGTGAGGAGACAGAGTCTGCAAATCGTGCCGCCCTGCCCCCCATGCCCATGTACGCCTGGTTTAATACGAACAGAAACCTATCAGTATACAGCAATTTCAGATGGAGTCAAAAACATGTATACCAACAGTGATGCTGTCATCTTATTCAGTACTTCCGGGATACTGGACCCGAATGAAGTTTCTATTGTGAATCTTTTCATCAATGGAATGCTACAACCTCCCAATGTATACACTGTCCAGCCGGGAGTTTTGATTCTGAGTGACATTCCTGTACAAGGAGTTCCACTTATTCTTCAGTTCATCAAGATGATTACCTCATAA
- a CDS encoding DUF4183 domain-containing protein: MPIVKPYLTSLRFTSTMGAGTGTGATFAIAATAFTNDAGAAATAFPGTYAFYNLYINGVIQAGNTSTMTTTAITIPDGDAENDGTPVVVEFVVN, encoded by the coding sequence GTGCCGATTGTGAAACCGTATTTAACCTCATTGAGATTTACGTCTACCATGGGTGCTGGAACTGGTACTGGTGCTACGTTTGCCATTGCGGCAACAGCCTTTACCAATGATGCGGGCGCTGCTGCGACTGCATTTCCTGGTACGTATGCTTTTTACAATCTCTACATTAACGGGGTAATCCAGGCAGGTAATACTTCCACAATGACAACGACAGCGATTACGATTCCAGATGGAGATGCCGAAAATGATGGTACACCCGTAGTTGTAGAGTTTGTCGTTAACTAA
- a CDS encoding hemerythrin domain-containing protein, translating into MMQEFEGRRKLCPALEKLKDEHQSLAEQMNDLVHLANSLKSTAEPTKRKKGLTELHELASLFRAELEKHSRREEEDLYPLMANYIEREMGPIAVMEEEHDLIHESLMSFMRIVEMEKSEPVEVEAVHIHLLKSIEILMEHFFKEESVLFPMAEYVLSDAEKEQLRVLFQD; encoded by the coding sequence ATGATGCAGGAGTTTGAGGGGCGAAGGAAGCTGTGTCCAGCTCTGGAAAAATTGAAAGACGAGCACCAATCATTAGCTGAGCAGATGAACGATCTCGTACATCTAGCAAATAGCCTGAAATCTACTGCCGAACCTACGAAAAGAAAGAAAGGCTTAACAGAGCTTCATGAGCTGGCGTCCTTGTTTCGGGCAGAACTGGAGAAACACTCCAGACGCGAGGAAGAAGACCTGTATCCTCTGATGGCTAACTATATCGAACGGGAGATGGGACCGATTGCTGTCATGGAGGAAGAGCATGATCTCATTCATGAAAGCCTGATGTCATTCATGCGAATCGTTGAAATGGAAAAGTCTGAGCCTGTTGAAGTAGAAGCTGTCCACATTCATTTGCTGAAGTCAATAGAAATACTCATGGAACATTTTTTTAAAGAAGAGAGTGTGCTGTTTCCGATGGCAGAATACGTATTGAGTGACGCAGAGAAAGAGCAGTTGCGAGTACTGTTTCAGGATTAG
- a CDS encoding Rieske (2Fe-2S) protein, whose protein sequence is MENEKNRPIPLKDDNYTHNINRSNERSLDRRSFMKTMVGAAGLFAASTLPWGALAAKELMSSSSKSYPTQKIANLSDIKPGDAIEFNYPGEHDSALFVYVKEKEYKAYQNACTHLRCPVFWDRDEKELLCPCHHGKFDIATGKPLAGPPRRPLPEIVLQEKDGAVYAVGVKRYEEQL, encoded by the coding sequence ATGGAGAACGAGAAAAACCGCCCAATTCCGTTGAAGGATGACAATTATACACATAACATCAATCGTTCCAATGAGCGTAGTCTGGATCGACGGAGCTTTATGAAAACAATGGTAGGAGCAGCCGGTCTTTTCGCGGCATCTACTCTGCCATGGGGGGCATTAGCTGCCAAGGAGCTGATGAGTTCATCCAGCAAGTCGTATCCCACACAAAAAATCGCGAATCTCAGCGATATAAAACCCGGAGATGCGATTGAGTTTAACTATCCAGGAGAGCATGACAGCGCGTTGTTCGTATATGTGAAGGAAAAGGAATATAAGGCGTATCAAAATGCATGTACCCACCTGCGTTGTCCGGTATTTTGGGACCGAGATGAGAAAGAGCTGCTATGTCCTTGCCATCATGGGAAATTTGATATCGCCACAGGTAAGCCGCTCGCTGGTCCTCCAAGAAGACCACTTCCGGAAATTGTGCTTCAAGAGAAAGATGGAGCCGTATACGCTGTAGGGGTGAAGAGATATGAAGAGCAGCTATAG
- a CDS encoding 4Fe-4S dicluster domain-containing protein: MGKQVLYIEMDNCIGCRSCLAACTQCGGHDNRNRNYVLDVDPFINRQTIPLMCFHCVNPACARSCPAQAIQIADNGAVLSALVEKCIGCQNCTIACPYGIPKFDEEQNLMYKCDLCYDRTKEGIPPMCASVCPTNTLQWMEEAELEEKRAQIPLANGKWTASHDPDVLEGETNVKISLPGILQGKQKLF, from the coding sequence ATGGGTAAACAAGTCTTATACATCGAAATGGATAATTGCATCGGGTGTCGAAGCTGCTTGGCGGCGTGTACACAGTGTGGAGGTCACGACAACCGAAACCGAAACTACGTACTGGATGTGGACCCGTTTATCAACAGACAAACGATTCCTCTCATGTGCTTCCATTGTGTCAATCCTGCTTGTGCCCGTAGCTGTCCTGCTCAGGCGATTCAAATCGCAGATAATGGGGCCGTATTGTCAGCTTTGGTAGAGAAATGCATCGGTTGTCAAAATTGTACGATTGCCTGCCCCTATGGGATTCCCAAATTTGATGAAGAACAGAATCTCATGTACAAGTGTGATCTATGCTACGACCGTACGAAAGAGGGAATCCCGCCGATGTGCGCTTCGGTTTGCCCGACAAACACCTTGCAGTGGATGGAGGAAGCAGAGCTGGAAGAAAAGCGGGCACAGATTCCTTTGGCCAATGGCAAATGGACTGCCAGCCACGACCCGGATGTGCTCGAAGGCGAAACCAATGTGAAAATTAGCCTGCCTGGCATTCTGCAGGGCAAACAGAAGCTATTCTAG
- a CDS encoding molybdopterin oxidoreductase family protein yields MPKDKFFKVMENKIHPNEKLVSTHCCYCGMQCGMNLRVDTTTNKIIGVEPRYDFPVNLGKMCPKGVTAYQQVNHPDRIQRPLIRTDASLKGTAEGFREASWEEALDLIVSRFKELQHNYGKDTLSVYSGVSMTNEKCYLTGKFARVALQTRYIDYNGRFCMSSAAAGLNRSLGIDRGSTVPWTDIHQTDCLFLAGSNAAECHPTSMFRIWEVQNRGGYLIVADPRETPLARRADIHLDLRPGTDLALANGIVHLLIKNGHIDEDFIRNHTNGFEETKELVATFTPDYVSEITGVSVEKIVRAADIFGRAPEAIVMFCRGVEQQSKGTDNVSAYTNMSLVTGKIGRPKSGVATLTGQGNGQGGREHGQKADQLPGYRKLDNPEHVREIACAWGISPEEMPQKGVSAYEMFQLMKDKTIRSLYLLCSNPVVSAPNLNHVRESLKSLDFMVCCDFYLSESAEYADVVLPVTTWAEDDGTTTNLEGRIIRHRQAQEWFAESKPDWWIQIEIAKRMGRGQFFTHLKSPQDIFHEIRQVSKGGIADYYGVTYEKIDQNNGVFWPCREEDDEGQPHLFLDKKFYHPDGKAKICALPYRPPAEEPDEEYPLRLTTGRVVFHYLSGNQTRRIPFLKDMYPDPLLEVHPKTATRYGIEHDELVTLKTRRGEAQYRVKVIEAIREDTVFIPYHWGKAQSINLLTNPALDPYSKMPEFKACAAKIIKHKHGGVRHG; encoded by the coding sequence ATGCCAAAGGATAAATTTTTTAAAGTAATGGAAAACAAGATACATCCGAACGAGAAATTGGTCAGCACGCACTGCTGCTACTGCGGTATGCAATGCGGGATGAACCTGCGTGTAGATACAACGACGAACAAGATTATCGGAGTGGAGCCACGGTACGATTTCCCTGTCAATCTGGGTAAGATGTGCCCAAAAGGGGTGACGGCCTATCAGCAGGTGAACCATCCGGATCGAATACAGCGGCCGTTGATTCGAACAGATGCATCATTAAAAGGCACGGCAGAAGGTTTTCGGGAAGCGTCATGGGAAGAAGCACTTGACTTGATCGTTTCCAGGTTCAAGGAGTTACAGCACAACTATGGCAAAGATACCTTGTCTGTTTACTCTGGCGTTTCCATGACGAACGAAAAATGCTACCTCACGGGTAAGTTTGCACGGGTCGCCCTGCAAACCCGCTATATCGACTACAACGGACGCTTCTGCATGTCCTCCGCTGCGGCCGGATTGAATCGAAGCTTGGGGATTGACCGCGGTTCTACTGTTCCGTGGACGGACATTCACCAAACAGACTGCTTGTTTTTGGCCGGTTCAAACGCGGCTGAGTGTCATCCAACCAGCATGTTCCGTATTTGGGAAGTGCAAAATCGGGGCGGCTATCTGATCGTAGCTGATCCAAGGGAAACGCCTTTGGCACGTCGAGCTGATATCCACCTGGATCTGCGACCCGGTACAGATTTGGCGCTGGCAAACGGAATCGTTCATCTCCTGATCAAGAATGGGCATATTGATGAAGACTTTATTCGAAATCATACGAATGGTTTTGAAGAAACAAAAGAACTGGTTGCTACCTTCACACCAGATTATGTCAGCGAAATAACAGGGGTTTCGGTGGAGAAGATTGTGCGGGCTGCCGACATTTTCGGGAGAGCACCCGAGGCGATTGTGATGTTTTGCCGTGGTGTGGAACAGCAGTCGAAAGGGACAGACAACGTATCGGCCTATACCAACATGTCGCTCGTCACAGGAAAGATTGGCCGTCCAAAATCGGGTGTGGCAACCCTTACTGGTCAAGGAAACGGTCAAGGTGGGCGGGAACACGGGCAAAAAGCCGACCAATTGCCTGGCTACCGCAAGCTCGACAATCCTGAACATGTGCGTGAAATAGCATGTGCCTGGGGCATTTCCCCGGAAGAGATGCCGCAGAAAGGTGTCTCTGCCTATGAGATGTTCCAGTTGATGAAGGATAAAACGATTCGCAGCTTATACTTACTCTGCTCCAATCCGGTTGTAAGTGCGCCAAATCTAAACCATGTTCGGGAGTCCCTGAAAAGTCTGGATTTTATGGTTTGCTGCGACTTTTACTTGTCCGAGTCGGCTGAATACGCCGATGTCGTTCTTCCCGTTACGACTTGGGCAGAGGACGATGGAACGACTACCAATCTAGAAGGACGCATCATTCGTCACCGTCAGGCACAGGAATGGTTTGCCGAATCCAAGCCTGACTGGTGGATTCAGATAGAAATCGCCAAAAGAATGGGGCGCGGACAATTCTTTACTCACTTGAAGTCTCCTCAGGATATTTTTCATGAAATACGTCAGGTCTCCAAAGGCGGAATAGCTGATTATTACGGGGTCACCTACGAGAAAATTGATCAAAACAATGGTGTTTTCTGGCCGTGCCGTGAAGAGGATGACGAGGGGCAGCCCCATTTATTTCTTGATAAAAAATTTTATCACCCGGATGGCAAAGCCAAAATATGTGCGTTGCCTTACCGCCCGCCAGCGGAGGAGCCGGATGAAGAATATCCTTTGCGGTTAACTACGGGACGAGTTGTGTTCCACTATTTGTCCGGGAACCAGACAAGACGAATCCCGTTTTTGAAGGACATGTATCCTGATCCTTTGCTAGAGGTTCACCCAAAAACAGCGACACGTTATGGCATTGAACACGATGAGCTGGTCACTCTGAAAACGAGAAGAGGCGAGGCGCAGTATCGCGTGAAAGTTATCGAGGCCATTCGAGAGGATACGGTGTTTATCCCGTACCACTGGGGAAAAGCACAGTCTATCAATCTGCTGACCAACCCGGCATTGGACCCTTACAGCAAAATGCCTGAGTTTAAAGCGTGCGCCGCGAAAATTATCAAGCACAAACATGGAGGAGTTCGCCATGGGTAA
- a CDS encoding Crp/Fnr family transcriptional regulator produces MTGNGTTFVEQISSDFVNSLETFSVRKNFVPGAVLFLDGERADQLFLISSGQIKLTKNTNDGKELTLQVFGAGELVGVSGLFEQELTYTSTGTMLMEGEIWIIPQQGLEKMLIKNGQFCVDFLRWMGLMNRRMQSKFRDLLLNGKIGALYSTLIRMSNTYGKPHPDGILIDLSLTNRDLAQFIGLTRESVNRMLSDLKKQDSIDLLPHGHILIKDLAYLKEAIYCDDCPPDICQM; encoded by the coding sequence ATGACCGGAAATGGCACAACGTTTGTGGAGCAGATTTCTTCCGATTTTGTGAATAGCCTTGAAACGTTTTCTGTTCGGAAAAATTTCGTTCCCGGAGCCGTTCTGTTTTTGGATGGTGAAAGAGCCGATCAGCTATTCTTAATTTCGTCGGGCCAAATCAAGCTCACAAAGAACACAAATGATGGAAAAGAACTAACACTGCAAGTGTTTGGTGCTGGAGAGCTAGTCGGCGTCTCCGGGCTCTTCGAACAGGAATTAACGTACACCTCTACAGGCACCATGCTGATGGAGGGTGAGATATGGATCATCCCTCAACAAGGGTTGGAAAAAATGCTCATCAAAAACGGTCAATTTTGCGTAGACTTCCTGCGTTGGATGGGATTGATGAACAGGCGGATGCAGTCCAAATTTCGTGATTTGCTACTCAATGGCAAAATCGGCGCCTTGTATTCAACGCTCATCCGCATGAGTAACACGTACGGCAAGCCACACCCCGACGGAATCCTCATCGACCTTTCCCTTACCAATCGTGATTTGGCGCAATTCATTGGTCTGACCAGAGAAAGTGTCAACCGGATGCTTTCCGATCTGAAAAAACAGGATTCTATCGATCTGCTTCCCCACGGGCATATCTTGATTAAGGACCTTGCCTATTTAAAAGAAGCGATTTATTGTGATGACTGCCCTCCTGATATTTGCCAAATGTGA
- a CDS encoding MFS transporter — MVRKWQLPLQTLSLTVGFMVWVILSSLMPFIKETVPMSASEVAWVTAIPVLLGSLLRIPVGYWSNRFGARILFSISFLLLLAPVFYISQATTYTDLLIGGLFIGIGGAVFSVGVTSLPKYYPKEKHGSVNGIYGMGNIGTAITTFAAPVLAKSFGWATTVQMFMLLLVGFAVLTFLMGDKNEPKVVTPLGQQIKSVYKNEKLWLISLFYFITFGCFVAFTVYLPNFLVSHFQLDKVDAGMRTAGFILLATLARPLGGWLGDKWNPFKALIIVFAGLALSGIVLSFSPSILMYTVGCLMVATCAGIGNGAVFKLVPMYFSRQAGIVNGIVSAMGGLGGFFPPLILTMLFNLTGHYAIGFMALSQFALVSLVLVMWMFYQEKLQLAATIMEKTGEAILITDTRGVIKSANHAFTKVTGYEMNEVIGKSPNILKSGRQGADFYQKMWDSIKKNGYWQGEIWNRRKNGDQYLQWLTISAIKDDAGDVEYYAGMFSELAEQRHG; from the coding sequence ATGGTACGAAAATGGCAGTTGCCGTTACAGACGTTGAGTCTTACGGTCGGTTTCATGGTATGGGTCATTCTGTCATCGCTCATGCCTTTTATCAAAGAAACCGTACCCATGAGTGCAAGCGAAGTGGCGTGGGTGACAGCGATTCCTGTTCTTCTTGGATCGTTGCTGAGAATCCCTGTTGGATATTGGAGTAACCGATTTGGCGCGAGAATTTTATTTAGCATAAGCTTTCTCTTGCTGCTGGCTCCTGTTTTTTATATTAGCCAGGCGACCACTTATACAGATTTGTTAATCGGCGGGCTATTTATAGGGATAGGCGGGGCGGTGTTTTCCGTTGGTGTCACGTCTCTACCTAAATACTATCCGAAAGAAAAGCATGGTTCTGTAAACGGAATCTACGGTATGGGGAATATTGGTACAGCAATCACCACTTTTGCAGCGCCAGTTCTGGCTAAATCATTTGGATGGGCCACTACTGTACAGATGTTTATGCTATTGCTTGTGGGATTTGCTGTGCTTACCTTCTTGATGGGGGATAAAAATGAACCTAAGGTAGTGACTCCCCTTGGTCAACAGATCAAGAGTGTCTACAAAAACGAAAAGCTATGGTTAATCAGTTTGTTCTACTTTATTACGTTTGGTTGCTTCGTTGCTTTCACCGTGTATCTCCCGAATTTTTTAGTGAGCCATTTCCAATTGGATAAAGTAGATGCAGGGATGAGAACAGCAGGGTTCATTCTTTTGGCGACACTTGCAAGACCTTTGGGAGGCTGGCTAGGTGATAAGTGGAACCCCTTCAAGGCATTGATAATTGTGTTTGCCGGGCTCGCACTGTCTGGTATTGTCTTATCGTTTTCGCCATCGATTTTGATGTATACGGTAGGGTGCTTGATGGTGGCGACATGTGCTGGAATCGGTAACGGAGCCGTGTTCAAATTAGTGCCGATGTATTTCTCGCGGCAAGCAGGGATTGTAAATGGGATCGTATCTGCGATGGGGGGATTAGGAGGCTTTTTCCCGCCGTTGATCTTGACGATGTTGTTTAATTTGACCGGGCATTACGCGATTGGTTTCATGGCGTTATCTCAGTTTGCACTGGTAAGTTTGGTTTTGGTGATGTGGATGTTTTATCAAGAGAAGCTGCAGCTCGCCGCAACCATCATGGAAAAGACGGGAGAGGCGATACTGATTACCGATACACGAGGAGTTATTAAAAGTGCGAACCACGCTTTTACGAAAGTGACCGGTTATGAGATGAATGAGGTGATTGGCAAGTCCCCCAATATTTTAAAATCAGGCAGACAGGGTGCGGACTTCTATCAGAAGATGTGGGACTCGATCAAGAAGAATGGCTATTGGCAAGGAGAGATCTGGAATCGCCGGAAAAATGGAGATCAGTATCTCCAATGGTTAACGATCAGCGCGATTAAAGACGATGCAGGAGACGTCGAGTATTATGCTGGCATGTTCAGTGAGCTCGCGGAGCAAAGACATGGATAA